One Vallitalea pronyensis genomic region harbors:
- a CDS encoding sensor histidine kinase, with the protein MKKIKSIRTKIILVFSMTFFILLLLLLLLNKFFLDDFYIKSNSNNMIKASREFETEYKPEAFQEQIAELVKRTGGDVFLFPEELFPVRAASGRHNKPPVKLEHLKIIRDKAVQSAEEGHLEILGSGDIEDQRIIYARAMADGQLVLIVKRMGLVSEATGMFYSFMLLTSIAVYLVGIIISFIIAKGVSKPIIKMKETTYKMADLQFDEKLIVRSYDEVGELMNSVNQMADALSEAIHALKVSNHQLTRELSKEKSLEKMRRRFVSDVSHELKNPISLILGYADGLVQKIPKSEEAKEEYYSIIVDEASRMHTLVKDLLDLSGYESGTFTIDMEPFIVNELIDNALERLHFMTDNKTVRIDYDTHRQYVLTADRLRTSQIIINLLSNAFKHVNDNGTIKIELSKQTQGLKILIANTGVLIPDKELDQIWNSFYQIDTENRGNGLGLAIVKSIVKLHEGSYRAYTQNGYNCFEIIL; encoded by the coding sequence TTGAAGAAGATTAAATCCATTCGTACAAAAATAATATTGGTATTTTCAATGACTTTTTTTATATTGCTGTTGTTGCTGTTGTTATTGAATAAATTTTTTTTAGATGATTTTTATATTAAATCTAATTCTAATAATATGATTAAAGCCTCAAGAGAGTTTGAAACAGAGTATAAACCAGAGGCATTCCAAGAGCAAATAGCTGAACTTGTAAAGAGAACAGGAGGCGACGTTTTTCTTTTTCCAGAGGAACTATTTCCTGTACGGGCTGCAAGTGGTCGCCATAATAAGCCACCGGTTAAACTTGAGCATTTAAAAATAATCAGAGATAAAGCAGTCCAAAGTGCTGAAGAAGGGCACTTAGAAATATTGGGTTCTGGTGATATAGAAGATCAGAGAATTATATATGCCAGGGCAATGGCAGACGGACAGCTTGTACTCATTGTTAAAAGAATGGGACTTGTCTCAGAAGCAACGGGGATGTTCTATAGTTTTATGTTACTGACATCGATTGCCGTATATCTTGTAGGCATTATCATTAGCTTTATCATTGCTAAAGGTGTTAGTAAGCCCATTATTAAAATGAAAGAAACAACCTATAAAATGGCTGATTTACAATTTGATGAAAAATTGATAGTCAGAAGCTACGATGAAGTGGGTGAACTCATGAATAGTGTTAACCAGATGGCGGATGCCTTATCAGAAGCTATTCATGCCCTAAAAGTTAGTAATCATCAATTGACACGAGAGTTATCCAAGGAAAAAAGTCTAGAGAAGATGCGACGTCGATTTGTTTCAGATGTTTCTCACGAACTTAAAAATCCCATTAGCTTGATTTTAGGTTATGCAGATGGCCTTGTACAAAAAATTCCCAAATCGGAGGAAGCAAAAGAAGAATATTACAGTATTATCGTTGATGAAGCAAGTAGAATGCATACATTAGTTAAGGATTTATTGGATCTATCAGGTTATGAATCCGGTACATTTACCATTGATATGGAACCTTTTATTGTGAACGAATTAATTGATAACGCTTTGGAACGCTTACATTTCATGACAGATAATAAAACAGTGCGCATTGATTATGATACCCATAGACAATATGTGTTAACAGCTGACCGATTAAGGACCAGCCAGATCATCATCAATCTGCTGAGCAATGCCTTTAAACATGTCAATGATAATGGCACCATTAAAATTGAATTGTCTAAGCAAACACAAGGTTTAAAGATTCTTATTGCCAATACGGGTGTACTCATACCAGATAAGGAATTGGATCAGATATGGAACAGCTTTTATCAGATTGATACGGAGAATAGAGGGAATGGACTTGGGCTTGCTATCGTTAAAAGTATTGTGAAATTACATGAAGGTAGTTATCGTGCATATACCCAGAATGGCTACAATTGTTTTGAGATTATATTATAA
- a CDS encoding Lcl C-terminal domain-containing protein: MDSKRKVGGIMENKYFILLKALIIIISLAILIGNAINAKTTLGRDLIIESNPTLQVSPSKHHERPLGRRPQKSSILSIEEANAIETQRNGNRSTTSLMGNYPIVDTGLVTSYSNHESISLPHAGEQFYGQDSNYITHDFSYTDNGDGTVTDHVTGLMWQQDPGAKMTWREAVAYVDTCQLAGYTDWRLPTIKELYSLMDFSGETKHKPYINSDYFVFSYGDVTGERAIDSQYATSTIYESGTMGGNTTVFGVNFADGRIKGYPVDKDFYVMLVRGNTSYGLNHLVDNGDGTITDLSTGLMWLMYDSGHFLEDGAMDWDDALYWAEYLDYAGYTDWKLPDAKELQSIVDYTRSPDTTQSAAIDPMFHVTAIEALDGSLDYPYYWSSTTHKDGRKYGEYAVYIAFGEALGEMQGRVMDVHGAGAQRSDLKTGDPSHYPVAGHGPQGDVLSVFNYVRAVRVVN; this comes from the coding sequence ATGGATTCGAAGAGAAAGGTTGGTGGTATCATGGAAAACAAATATTTTATCTTATTAAAGGCTTTAATCATTATCATATCCTTAGCGATCCTTATTGGTAATGCTATAAATGCCAAAACAACATTAGGACGTGACCTCATCATTGAATCAAATCCAACGTTGCAAGTATCTCCTTCTAAACATCATGAAAGACCACTAGGAAGAAGACCACAAAAAAGCTCTATCTTATCGATTGAAGAAGCTAATGCCATAGAGACTCAACGAAATGGTAACAGAAGTACCACTTCTCTCATGGGTAATTATCCCATTGTGGATACTGGGCTTGTGACAAGCTATTCAAATCATGAGTCGATAAGCCTGCCACATGCTGGTGAGCAATTTTATGGTCAGGATTCTAACTATATAACCCATGACTTTAGTTATACAGACAATGGTGATGGTACAGTAACGGACCATGTGACAGGACTCATGTGGCAACAAGACCCAGGAGCTAAGATGACTTGGCGTGAAGCAGTTGCTTACGTGGATACATGTCAGTTAGCTGGTTATACAGATTGGCGTTTGCCAACGATAAAAGAGCTATACTCACTGATGGATTTCTCAGGTGAGACAAAACATAAGCCATACATCAACTCGGATTATTTTGTTTTTAGTTATGGTGATGTAACAGGTGAGCGTGCCATTGATTCACAATACGCCACCAGCACAATCTATGAATCAGGTACCATGGGCGGGAACACCACAGTTTTCGGTGTGAATTTTGCTGATGGGCGTATTAAAGGCTATCCTGTTGATAAGGATTTCTATGTGATGTTGGTTCGAGGGAACACATCTTATGGACTTAATCATTTGGTTGATAACGGTGACGGTACCATTACAGACCTATCTACAGGACTTATGTGGTTAATGTATGATAGTGGACATTTTCTTGAGGATGGTGCCATGGATTGGGACGATGCACTCTATTGGGCAGAATATCTTGACTATGCCGGTTATACTGATTGGAAGCTGCCAGATGCTAAAGAGCTGCAAAGTATAGTGGATTATACAAGATCACCAGATACAACTCAATCTGCAGCCATTGACCCCATGTTCCATGTTACAGCCATTGAGGCGCTAGACGGTTCTCTTGATTACCCCTATTATTGGAGTTCAACAACCCATAAAGATGGGCGTAAGTATGGAGAATATGCAGTTTATATTGCTTTTGGAGAGGCTCTTGGGGAGATGCAAGGACGGGTTATGGATGTACATGGAGCAGGTGCACAAAGAAGCGACCTAAAAACCGGTGATCCATCCCATTATCCCGTAGCTGGTCATGGACCCCAGGGAGATGTACTATCTGTTTTTAATTATGTGCGGGCAGTCAGAGTGGTAAATTAA
- a CDS encoding ion channel, which produces MKYIKSSMFHTLLTIMLLLIFIFTPILNTKGVLIVFLAVSLLIMCIRYFYTGCIVNIIILIYLPFMIVQNQYLFLNKDHTSSLIFILCVIFFMTILNFLILAYQINSYDNNHGNVPTTFRRPFFKILCIFFLYLSLLFSVIDSFALLYVHLSNVFNEGIVGKGEVFSHLDALYFSTTTFFTIGFGDIRPIEYSEVTKKLVIIQAALSHIITTVLWPVAIIFVFGKTSRKLFGIHKKD; this is translated from the coding sequence ATGAAATACATAAAAAGCAGTATGTTTCATACACTCCTTACCATTATGTTATTATTGATTTTTATCTTTACACCTATACTTAACACAAAAGGTGTCTTGATTGTCTTTCTAGCTGTATCACTCCTCATCATGTGTATCAGGTATTTTTACACAGGATGTATTGTCAACATTATCATACTCATCTATTTACCTTTTATGATCGTTCAGAATCAGTACCTCTTTCTTAACAAAGACCATACGTCTTCATTAATCTTTATTTTATGTGTTATCTTTTTTATGACCATATTAAACTTTTTGATTTTAGCCTATCAGATTAATAGTTATGATAATAATCATGGAAATGTGCCTACTACTTTTAGACGTCCTTTTTTCAAGATATTATGTATCTTCTTTTTATATCTATCCTTGCTTTTTTCAGTCATTGATTCGTTTGCCTTGCTGTATGTACATTTAAGTAATGTATTCAATGAAGGCATTGTAGGAAAAGGTGAAGTTTTTAGTCATTTAGATGCTTTGTATTTTAGTACAACCACTTTCTTTACCATTGGTTTTGGTGATATTCGTCCTATTGAATACTCGGAAGTGACGAAAAAGTTAGTCATCATACAGGCAGCCTTGAGCCACATCATCACAACGGTTTTATGGCCTGTTGCCATTATCTTTGTCTTTGGTAAAACATCTCGAAAATTATTTGGTATTCATAAGAAAGATTAG
- a CDS encoding cob(I)yrinic acid a,c-diamide adenosyltransferase codes for MASNNRGAVLCFTGNGKGKSTAAFGIALRAYGHGQNVCIIQFIKSSDIVIGERETFKQLGIEMHQMGKGFTNKNEIEAHKEGIREAWALAKEKIMSNAYDVVILDEINNVFGIKRFDHREVLTADMCMDCFKDRPERTNIILTGRSAPDALREYADLVTVCHEEKHYYQAGRQAIKGIDY; via the coding sequence ATGGCAAGTAACAATAGAGGAGCAGTTTTATGTTTTACAGGTAATGGAAAAGGCAAGAGTACAGCGGCTTTTGGTATTGCACTAAGAGCATATGGGCATGGGCAGAATGTCTGTATTATACAGTTTATTAAATCTTCGGATATTGTAATTGGTGAGAGGGAAACCTTCAAACAGCTTGGTATAGAGATGCATCAAATGGGCAAAGGGTTTACCAATAAAAACGAAATAGAGGCTCACAAAGAAGGGATTAGAGAAGCGTGGGCATTAGCAAAAGAGAAAATCATGAGTAATGCCTATGATGTGGTCATCTTGGATGAGATTAATAATGTTTTTGGTATTAAACGATTTGATCACCGTGAAGTATTAACAGCAGATATGTGTATGGATTGCTTTAAAGATAGACCAGAACGGACAAACATAATTTTAACAGGCCGTAGTGCACCAGATGCATTGCGAGAATATGCAGATTTAGTCACCGTGTGTCATGAAGAGAAACACTACTATCAAGCAGGCAGACAAGCCATCAAAGGCATTGATTATTAG
- the pepT gene encoding peptidase T — MNVSERFLKYVKVWTTSDEASQTSPSTERQLDLAHILVEELKDIGLTDITLDENGYVMATLEANTDKDVPTIGFISHMDTSPDMSGKDIKPRIIKNYKGNDIVLNESLNIILSPDDFSSLKNYVGLDLIVTDGTTLLGADDKAGIAEIITAMDYLIQNPEIKHGKIRIAFTPDEEVGSGTDKFDVEKFNADFGYTIDGGEIGELEYENFNAANAWLTINGKNIHPGSAKNKMLSAMEISFELDYMLPPEQRCQYTEDYEGFYHLVRMAGNVEQVKSMYIIRDHDLDKYEQKKTYFQRVIRYLNEKYGEGTVDLKLKDMYYNMKEKIEPVMHIIDTAVEAMNSLDIEPIIVPIRGGTDGSRLSYMGLPCPNLFTGGHNFHGKHEYICIQSMEKSVQTIVKIIDLYASK, encoded by the coding sequence ATGAACGTAAGTGAAAGATTTCTAAAGTATGTTAAGGTATGGACCACGTCTGATGAAGCATCCCAGACTAGCCCTAGTACAGAGAGACAATTGGACTTGGCACATATACTTGTTGAAGAGTTAAAAGACATTGGATTAACGGATATAACCCTTGATGAAAATGGATACGTCATGGCTACATTAGAAGCCAATACGGATAAAGATGTACCAACCATTGGATTTATATCCCATATGGATACATCACCTGATATGTCTGGAAAAGATATAAAACCTCGTATTATCAAAAATTATAAAGGTAATGATATTGTTCTTAACGAATCCCTGAATATTATCTTATCACCTGATGATTTTTCCTCGCTAAAAAACTATGTAGGATTGGATTTGATCGTTACAGATGGTACCACTTTGCTTGGTGCTGATGATAAAGCCGGTATTGCAGAAATTATCACGGCTATGGACTATCTGATTCAGAATCCTGAAATTAAGCATGGTAAAATAAGAATTGCTTTTACACCTGATGAAGAAGTCGGTAGTGGCACCGACAAATTTGATGTGGAGAAATTCAATGCAGATTTTGGTTATACCATTGATGGTGGTGAAATTGGTGAATTGGAGTATGAAAATTTCAATGCAGCCAACGCTTGGTTAACCATTAACGGCAAAAACATTCACCCAGGCTCAGCTAAAAATAAAATGTTAAGCGCTATGGAAATCAGTTTTGAGCTGGATTATATGTTGCCTCCAGAACAAAGATGCCAATACACGGAAGATTATGAAGGCTTCTATCATCTCGTTCGCATGGCAGGTAATGTTGAACAGGTAAAGAGCATGTATATTATTCGTGATCATGATCTGGACAAATATGAGCAGAAAAAAACCTACTTCCAACGTGTCATCCGTTACCTGAATGAAAAATATGGTGAAGGTACCGTTGATTTAAAATTAAAGGATATGTATTATAACATGAAAGAAAAGATAGAACCTGTTATGCACATCATTGATACTGCTGTAGAAGCCATGAATTCTCTTGATATTGAACCTATTATTGTTCCTATTCGGGGTGGAACAGATGGCTCCAGGTTATCTTACATGGGATTACCTTGTCCTAACTTATTTACTGGCGGTCATAACTTCCATGGAAAACACGAATACATCTGCATTCAATCCATGGAAAAATCCGTGCAAACCATTGTGAAAATCATTGATCTATATGCGAGCAAATAA
- a CDS encoding TraX family protein, translating to MTATGLKVIACITMFIDHYAMVFVDESTTAHVVMRIIGRMAFPIFAYLIAEGFFHTRHIHKYLARLLIFAFISEIPYDMAQGVDVGFGSLNIFFTLFLGLLVIHLYHHIKNKKIGLVIVLLIGFISGLAEMDYAIYGIMTIFFFYHYRGHFQKQAISFGGMTALFVGLGFLGNTTIDIRMFVQLFAIISLGFIYFYNGKKGKSMRYLFYLFYPGHLLILGLVRMYLAS from the coding sequence ATGACAGCAACAGGGTTGAAGGTCATTGCATGTATAACCATGTTCATTGACCATTATGCGATGGTATTTGTTGATGAAAGTACCACAGCTCATGTGGTGATGCGTATTATTGGAAGAATGGCTTTTCCAATATTTGCCTATCTCATTGCCGAGGGGTTTTTCCATACCCGCCATATCCATAAATATTTAGCAAGATTATTAATATTTGCTTTTATATCGGAGATTCCTTATGATATGGCACAAGGTGTTGATGTTGGTTTTGGTAGCTTAAATATCTTTTTTACCTTATTCTTAGGGCTACTTGTTATCCATCTTTACCATCACATAAAAAATAAAAAAATAGGTTTAGTTATCGTTCTACTCATTGGTTTTATCAGTGGGTTAGCCGAAATGGATTATGCCATATATGGTATCATGACTATATTTTTCTTCTACCATTATCGAGGTCATTTCCAAAAGCAAGCCATTAGTTTTGGAGGTATGACAGCTTTATTCGTGGGTCTAGGCTTCTTAGGTAATACCACCATAGACATTCGTATGTTTGTTCAACTGTTTGCCATCATCAGTTTAGGCTTTATCTATTTTTATAATGGCAAAAAGGGCAAGAGTATGCGTTATTTATTCTATCTATTCTATCCTGGTCATTTGTTGATTCTTGGATTAGTACGTATGTACTTAGCAAGCTAA
- a CDS encoding response regulator transcription factor, with protein MKIMVIDDEKNVRRIIGDYLRHEGYDVVYGENGIHGIEQLIKHKDIALILLDVRMPKMDGFEALKEIKEITEAPVIFLTALDDSFDEVKGLEIGADDYITKPFNYKVLMARVKSCLRKHSKHTSQPTIYKAMAVNFSKHEVKIDGFNKELTPKEFAILQYLMKNKNMTIERTKLLDRIWGYDYYGDPRTVDTHVKTLRAKLGKYSSIIKTVRGVGYRLEFEED; from the coding sequence ATGAAGATTATGGTCATTGATGATGAGAAAAATGTCCGAAGAATTATTGGTGACTATTTAAGGCACGAAGGGTACGACGTGGTTTATGGGGAAAATGGCATTCACGGCATTGAGCAACTTATTAAGCATAAGGATATTGCTTTAATTTTATTAGATGTGCGTATGCCAAAAATGGATGGTTTTGAGGCACTGAAGGAAATCAAGGAAATCACAGAGGCACCCGTCATCTTTCTTACTGCTCTAGATGATAGTTTTGATGAAGTCAAAGGTTTGGAGATTGGAGCAGATGATTATATCACCAAGCCTTTCAATTATAAGGTTCTTATGGCAAGGGTAAAATCATGTCTTCGTAAGCACTCTAAGCATACCTCTCAACCAACAATTTATAAGGCGATGGCTGTTAATTTTTCCAAACATGAAGTGAAAATTGATGGTTTCAATAAAGAGTTGACACCGAAAGAGTTTGCTATACTGCAATATTTAATGAAGAATAAGAACATGACCATAGAGCGTACGAAGCTATTGGATCGCATATGGGGTTACGATTATTACGGTGACCCAAGGACTGTGGATACACATGTAAAGACATTACGAGCTAAATTGGGTAAATATAGCAGCATCATTAAAACAGTAAGAGGAGTTGGCTATAGACTTGAGTTTGAAGAAGATTAA
- a CDS encoding transglycosylase domain-containing protein, with protein sequence MKNFYKKILFVTMACTILFMSYIHSYTPKHEIYDLNETLMHQIESHVPDYVSLDEVSQDLINATVAMEDKRFYRHIGFDPIAIVRAVLVDIRERRYVQGGSTITQQLAKNLFLNHKKSLNRKFQELIIASKLEQLFTKEEILEMYLNVIYYGSGAYGIGEACEIYFDKTPDELSLEESAMLVGIPPSPNRYNPIRNLAKAKQRQEVVLSVMAKKGYLN encoded by the coding sequence GTGAAGAATTTTTACAAAAAAATACTCTTTGTTACCATGGCATGTACCATCTTGTTCATGTCATACATACATTCATATACACCCAAACACGAAATCTATGATCTTAATGAAACGCTTATGCATCAGATAGAGTCTCATGTACCGGACTATGTTTCATTAGATGAGGTATCGCAAGACCTTATAAATGCCACTGTGGCTATGGAAGATAAGCGTTTTTATCGACATATAGGGTTTGACCCTATTGCTATTGTACGAGCAGTTTTAGTGGACATACGTGAGCGGCGCTATGTTCAAGGTGGCAGCACCATTACTCAGCAGCTTGCGAAAAACCTCTTTCTGAATCATAAGAAATCACTAAATAGAAAATTTCAGGAGTTAATCATTGCTTCCAAGCTGGAACAACTCTTCACAAAAGAAGAAATACTGGAGATGTACCTTAATGTGATTTATTATGGTTCTGGTGCTTATGGTATTGGGGAAGCCTGTGAAATCTACTTTGATAAGACACCTGACGAGCTATCTCTTGAAGAAAGTGCCATGCTTGTAGGTATACCGCCATCACCAAACCGCTACAATCCTATTCGTAATCTTGCAAAAGCAAAACAACGCCAGGAAGTTGTGTTATCCGTTATGGCTAAGAAAGGTTATCTTAACTGA